One stretch of Macaca nemestrina isolate mMacNem1 chromosome 17, mMacNem.hap1, whole genome shotgun sequence DNA includes these proteins:
- the LOC105493312 gene encoding protein NATD1 isoform X2, with the protein MAHSAAAVPLGALEQSCPIRVEHDRRRRQFTVRLNGCHDRAVLLYEYVGKRIVDLQHTEVPDAYRGRGIAKHLAKAALDFVVEEDLKAHLTCWYIQKYVKENPLPQYLERLQP; encoded by the exons ATGGCGCACTCGGCGGCCGCCGTGCCGCTGGGCGCGCTGGAGCAGAGCTGCCCCATCCGCGTGGAGCACGACCGCCGGCGCCGCCAGTTCACTGTCCGGCTCAACG GATGTCATGACCGGGCCGTCCTGCTCTATGAGTACGTGGGCAAGCGGATCGTGGACCTGCAGCACACCGAGGTCCCAGATGCCTACCGTGGGCGCGGCATCGCCAAGCACCTCGCCAAG GCCGCCCTGGACTTCGTGGTGGAGGAGGACCTGAAGGCCCATCTCACCTGCTGGTACATCCAGAAGTACGTCAAGGAGAACCCCCTGCCGCAGTACCTGGAGCGCCTGCAGCCGTAA
- the LOC105493312 gene encoding protein NATD1 isoform X1 translates to MAHSAAAVPLGALEQSCPIRVEHDRRRRQFTVRLNGAQHRERGSCISRIQMGRLRHGEVKRLAPSLAPQRWRSCDSPRCHDRAVLLYEYVGKRIVDLQHTEVPDAYRGRGIAKHLAKAALDFVVEEDLKAHLTCWYIQKYVKENPLPQYLERLQP, encoded by the exons ATGGCGCACTCGGCGGCCGCCGTGCCGCTGGGCGCGCTGGAGCAGAGCTGCCCCATCCGCGTGGAGCACGACCGCCGGCGCCGCCAGTTCACTGTCCGGCTCAACG GCGCACAGCACAGGGAGAGGGGAAGCTGCATTTCCCGTatacagatggggagactgagacaTGGGGAAGTGAAAAGACTTGCCCCAAGTCTTGCACCACAGAGGTGGAGGAGCTGTGATTCACCCC GATGTCATGACCGGGCCGTCCTGCTCTATGAGTACGTGGGCAAGCGGATCGTGGACCTGCAGCACACCGAGGTCCCAGATGCCTACCGTGGGCGCGGCATCGCCAAGCACCTCGCCAAG GCCGCCCTGGACTTCGTGGTGGAGGAGGACCTGAAGGCCCATCTCACCTGCTGGTACATCCAGAAGTACGTCAAGGAGAACCCCCTGCCGCAGTACCTGGAGCGCCTGCAGCCGTAA